A genomic segment from uncultured Marinifilum sp. encodes:
- a CDS encoding M48 family metallopeptidase gives MNYDKIRIPLEISLGREINELIQGDVIEQVIKDAQIEKIENNWKYILEGHSFKLGPQMAPDLYSLCKNVQEELDFKESIDFYITNSADLNAFSLARSHDDTNHIINLNSALVEKFDNDELRFVVGHEIGHLISGNTRIAMLVQFVYPQGASMPLMLQHKLNLWNKVSELTADRFGYLVCQKSEKTLSSFFKLSSGLSAKRVMFNPVLYSKENEKTLAFFKENARVDILSHPINPIRVKAIELFAKSETYAERGLSNGDDEALNTDMDELISILIKTGSSALDYHRKIFIATAGIILAQVDDGMNEDEYREIITALSEFSMFPKEFLFDIAQKDVVRFCNQAISEILEINPSEKYALIDFIIRIALSDHDIFKGELDLIYHFGENLMMSKKEVAQIIATSIQKQYVPNIFKQLENAK, from the coding sequence ATGAACTACGACAAAATAAGGATACCACTTGAAATTTCTTTAGGAAGGGAAATAAATGAATTGATACAGGGCGATGTGATTGAACAGGTCATAAAAGATGCTCAAATAGAAAAAATTGAAAACAACTGGAAGTATATTCTCGAAGGGCATTCCTTTAAACTAGGACCCCAAATGGCTCCTGATTTATACAGTTTATGTAAAAATGTTCAGGAGGAATTAGATTTTAAGGAATCTATTGATTTCTATATAACCAACTCGGCCGATCTTAATGCATTTTCTTTGGCTCGTAGTCATGATGATACAAATCACATTATAAATCTGAATTCTGCTTTGGTGGAAAAGTTCGATAATGATGAGCTGCGTTTTGTTGTAGGACATGAAATAGGACATCTTATTAGCGGGAATACCCGAATCGCCATGTTGGTACAATTTGTCTATCCTCAGGGAGCAAGTATGCCTTTAATGCTTCAGCACAAGTTAAATTTGTGGAATAAGGTTTCAGAATTAACAGCCGATCGTTTTGGTTATCTGGTTTGTCAAAAATCGGAGAAAACCCTTAGTAGTTTTTTCAAACTTTCATCAGGATTATCTGCTAAGAGAGTAATGTTTAATCCTGTTTTATATAGTAAAGAAAATGAAAAAACATTGGCCTTTTTTAAGGAAAATGCTCGTGTCGATATTTTATCTCACCCCATAAATCCCATTCGGGTAAAAGCCATTGAATTGTTTGCAAAATCTGAAACTTACGCAGAGAGAGGTTTATCCAATGGTGATGATGAAGCATTAAATACAGATATGGATGAGCTCATTAGTATTTTGATAAAAACAGGAAGCTCTGCTCTTGATTATCATAGGAAAATATTCATTGCAACTGCCGGTATTATATTGGCTCAGGTTGATGATGGAATGAATGAGGATGAGTACAGAGAAATTATCACTGCCCTGTCGGAGTTTAGTATGTTCCCTAAAGAGTTTTTATTTGATATTGCACAAAAGGATGTAGTTCGATTCTGTAATCAAGCCATAAGCGAAATTCTGGAGATTAATCCTTCAGAAAAATATGCATTAATTGATTTTATTATTCGAATTGCTCTTTCTGATCATGATATTTTTAAGGGAGAATTAGATCTGATTTATCATTTTGGAGAAAACCTGATGATGTCTAAAAAAGAGGTAGCCCAAATTATTGCAACAAGCATTCAGAAGCAATATGTTCCCAATATTTTTAAACAACTAGAAAACGCCAAGTAA
- a CDS encoding AAA family ATPase, producing MLEDFYAEAEKANDKFWLGEHEEAIQICEEILPRIGAEWKIPYLRLLCEQAKAYGFRLIFSLKRVDVVLLSKDGRFIFPVYLMHDDLDDDDLKEKVLDAVDTNIDYYADIKKHRPYNSKQIVKSIVISSRELDWYQIEFEDFQEIFNEAWFATPDSLELSDILPKRKVIELEKDFGQTLWRLAMGFEVEEKEVEVSNITAMDMAPKSFLSFIKNTQCVAAVLNDPEEFFALRLHCVFVNHKNIDAYELTKMFGSSFYKDINVSRIDFSTLNDKDDLEGKLSNLKNTLVLIENMDKKENRDNLIQNPFKQEEMIEILCKHIINKKNNLFVLSMNEQGWDRISATSPLLRICFPNVFHFEGVSIDMLVKHFTDKAKSASLEVSKEAMALARKYFEYMKSFLSKRDFNEGISTLLASEVLYCYRLRTTMSNQAADGIINKHDILEAIKDQYTQGDQQTLPDIMKKLNDLTGLKSVKESVTSLTNLVKVNRLKGNNNAISLNSIFMGNPGTGKTTLASILGEIYKIIGVLPKGHLVAASRQTIVGQYIGDTEQNMRRLIKQAKGGILFIDEAYSLYKSDSPRDFGLDAINVLVDEMEGIKDTTCVILAGYTKNMEEFLTANPGLASRFPHLINFPDYSSDELLEIFTSFMQKESFSMSEDCNSIVSEYFQTLVEEKDMNFGNGRVCRNLFEKLKQIHANRMVRENVEAGDEQLLKFNKDDVERLLHGFEIKPKDVIAASDHPFIDSSYYIKR from the coding sequence ATGTTGGAAGATTTTTATGCAGAAGCTGAAAAAGCGAATGATAAATTTTGGCTTGGAGAACACGAGGAAGCCATTCAGATTTGTGAGGAAATTTTACCACGCATAGGGGCCGAATGGAAAATACCTTACCTAAGATTACTTTGTGAACAGGCAAAAGCCTATGGTTTCAGATTGATATTTTCTCTGAAAAGAGTGGATGTGGTTCTGTTGAGTAAGGATGGAAGGTTCATTTTTCCTGTATATTTAATGCATGATGATCTGGATGATGATGATCTGAAAGAAAAGGTGCTGGATGCGGTCGATACAAATATCGATTACTATGCTGATATAAAAAAACACAGACCTTACAATAGTAAACAAATTGTAAAATCTATTGTGATTAGTTCTAGGGAGTTGGATTGGTATCAAATTGAATTTGAAGATTTTCAGGAAATATTTAATGAGGCTTGGTTTGCTACACCCGATTCGTTGGAGTTAAGTGATATTTTACCCAAAAGGAAGGTAATTGAACTGGAAAAAGATTTTGGGCAAACCCTGTGGCGATTAGCTATGGGCTTCGAAGTTGAAGAAAAAGAAGTGGAAGTTTCCAATATCACAGCCATGGATATGGCGCCTAAATCCTTTCTTTCATTTATTAAAAATACCCAATGTGTAGCTGCAGTTTTGAATGATCCCGAAGAGTTTTTTGCACTGCGTTTGCATTGTGTTTTTGTTAATCACAAAAATATTGATGCATACGAATTAACAAAGATGTTTGGATCAAGTTTTTATAAGGACATAAATGTATCAAGAATAGACTTTAGCACTTTGAATGATAAAGATGATTTGGAAGGAAAATTGTCGAATTTGAAGAATACACTTGTTCTGATAGAGAATATGGATAAAAAGGAAAACAGGGATAATCTGATTCAAAATCCGTTTAAACAAGAGGAAATGATTGAGATTCTGTGCAAGCATATTATCAACAAAAAAAACAATTTGTTTGTTTTATCGATGAATGAGCAGGGATGGGATCGTATTTCTGCAACTTCACCGCTTTTAAGAATCTGCTTTCCGAATGTTTTCCATTTTGAAGGCGTTTCCATCGATATGCTGGTAAAACACTTTACGGACAAGGCAAAAAGTGCAAGTCTGGAAGTGAGTAAAGAAGCCATGGCACTGGCAAGAAAGTACTTTGAGTACATGAAATCCTTTTTGAGTAAAAGAGATTTTAACGAAGGAATTTCGACTCTGCTGGCTAGCGAAGTTCTCTATTGCTATAGGCTTCGAACCACAATGAGTAATCAGGCGGCAGATGGCATCATTAACAAGCATGATATTCTGGAAGCCATTAAGGATCAATACACCCAAGGTGATCAGCAAACTTTGCCTGATATCATGAAAAAGCTAAATGATTTAACAGGCCTGAAATCTGTAAAGGAAAGTGTTACTTCTCTGACCAACCTGGTAAAAGTGAACCGTTTAAAAGGAAATAACAATGCCATTTCATTGAATTCCATATTTATGGGAAATCCTGGAACGGGAAAAACCACATTGGCTTCTATCCTAGGAGAAATATATAAAATTATTGGGGTTCTGCCCAAGGGACATTTGGTAGCAGCAAGCAGGCAAACTATAGTTGGACAGTATATTGGTGATACCGAGCAAAATATGAGACGATTAATCAAACAGGCCAAAGGTGGTATTCTGTTTATTGATGAAGCCTACAGTTTGTACAAATCCGATAGTCCAAGAGATTTTGGTCTGGATGCAATTAATGTATTGGTAGATGAAATGGAAGGTATTAAAGACACAACCTGTGTTATATTGGCAGGTTACACCAAAAATATGGAAGAATTCCTAACTGCCAATCCGGGTTTGGCAAGTCGTTTCCCTCACTTGATTAATTTTCCTGATTACTCTTCGGACGAATTATTGGAGATTTTCACAAGCTTTATGCAGAAGGAATCTTTTAGTATGAGTGAAGATTGTAACTCCATTGTTTCGGAATATTTCCAGACTTTGGTTGAAGAGAAAGATATGAATTTTGGAAATGGGCGAGTGTGTAGAAATCTGTTTGAAAAATTAAAGCAGATTCATGCCAACCGTATGGTGAGAGAAAATGTTGAGGCTGGTGATGAGCAACTTTTAAAGTTTAACAAAGATGATGTTGAGCGTTTGCTTCATGGATTTGAGATTAAACCCAAAGATGTAATAGCTGCTTCCGATCATCCATTTATTGATAGTTCATATTATATTAAACGTTAA
- the grpE gene encoding nucleotide exchange factor GrpE, producing MNINDILQKFPEFQELEKEKMLLVEHNAKLEEENKQKTEEIERLAQTESILNKAPEDIALLLNDLQEAKEKYEEAYKKLMKDKESESIAEENKEEAPKIVDESKASTFVKEKMDLIEKRVGKACELLDELAYKDNINRELHSELQLHKNGLNKEITKPVLKNIIHWHDRIEDLYHHYSVNQDENKENLFPKLLQEYQNLSNGLLDLLYDYDIESFEPKEEEVFTPKMHKVIDKIETEEEGKVKKIASCKKSGFQDVTTGRVLRPAEVIIYKVKEN from the coding sequence ATGAATATTAACGACATTCTACAAAAATTCCCTGAGTTTCAGGAACTGGAGAAAGAAAAAATGCTATTGGTAGAGCATAATGCAAAACTGGAAGAGGAAAATAAACAAAAGACTGAAGAAATTGAACGTTTGGCCCAAACAGAAAGCATATTAAATAAAGCTCCAGAGGATATTGCATTGTTGTTAAATGATTTGCAGGAAGCCAAAGAAAAGTACGAAGAGGCATACAAGAAATTGATGAAAGACAAAGAGTCCGAATCAATTGCAGAAGAGAACAAGGAAGAAGCACCTAAAATTGTTGATGAAAGCAAAGCAAGCACTTTTGTTAAGGAAAAAATGGATTTGATTGAAAAACGTGTTGGTAAGGCATGTGAATTACTAGATGAATTGGCCTATAAAGATAATATTAACAGAGAATTACATAGTGAATTGCAGCTTCACAAAAATGGATTGAATAAGGAAATTACTAAACCTGTTTTAAAGAATATTATTCATTGGCATGATCGCATTGAAGATTTGTATCATCATTATTCCGTAAATCAGGATGAGAATAAGGAAAATTTATTCCCTAAGCTCTTGCAAGAATATCAGAATTTATCAAATGGCTTGCTCGATTTGCTTTATGATTACGATATAGAGAGTTTTGAGCCTAAGGAAGAGGAGGTGTTTACACCAAAAATGCATAAGGTAATTGATAAGATAGAAACCGAAGAGGAGGGTAAAGTTAAAAAAATTGCCAGCTGTAAAAAATCAGGATTTCAAGATGTAACAACGGGTCGTGTTTTAAGACCTGCCGAAGTAATTATTTATAAAGTAAAAGAGAATTAA
- a CDS encoding Hsp70 family protein, translating to MDKSRLVYGIDLGTTYSCISQVDKFDQAVVIRNFESDSTTPSVVYIGEENNVVVGKEAKSISTEEPDRTVSFIKRHIGVDESYEKPTQFPENLDPSEISAYILKKLVKDANDASDSPEPIKDVVITVPAYFGTKERMQTKQAGEIAGLNVLSLINEPTAAAIAYGLKTDEEKVILVYDLGGGTFDVTIIRVKGGVIKVIATGGNHHLGGVDWDIALSEYMLSVYNQEHGTSYTLESDSKIKNILLLEAEQKKKILTAKPKANANITFNGVSSRIPITRELFDQITAEKLEETIEETKKIKKIAESKGFDTIDEVLLVGGSSKMPQIKECVDRELGCNSKIEDPDLCVAKGAAIYAMNQAYMKAVQEYEEGEIDTPPEKPRQRTNIVNVMSKTYGIGIINDRVNNIVFANTAVPCRITDTLYTTKDNQTSVLIPVFESDFTDEKKEKTIDDKHATCLEKHTLKLTNNWPEGTEMAVVFDIDNEGFLKVHADVKGDSLDFQLKIAGVKSKEELADSQNKVGKANIE from the coding sequence ATGGATAAAAGCAGATTAGTTTATGGAATTGATTTAGGTACAACCTATTCGTGTATTTCGCAAGTTGATAAATTCGATCAGGCTGTCGTAATTAGAAATTTTGAAAGTGATTCAACAACCCCTTCTGTTGTTTATATTGGAGAGGAGAACAATGTGGTGGTAGGCAAGGAAGCCAAAAGTATCTCAACAGAAGAACCCGATAGAACTGTGAGTTTTATTAAACGCCACATTGGAGTGGATGAAAGTTATGAGAAACCAACTCAATTTCCTGAAAATTTAGATCCATCAGAAATATCGGCCTACATCCTTAAAAAGCTGGTTAAAGATGCTAATGATGCTTCCGATAGTCCTGAGCCAATTAAGGATGTTGTGATAACAGTTCCTGCTTACTTCGGAACCAAAGAAAGAATGCAAACCAAACAGGCTGGAGAAATAGCCGGACTAAATGTGTTATCGCTGATTAATGAGCCAACTGCTGCAGCAATTGCTTATGGTTTAAAAACCGACGAAGAGAAGGTGATATTGGTATACGATTTGGGTGGTGGAACCTTCGATGTTACTATTATTCGTGTTAAAGGTGGTGTAATTAAAGTAATTGCAACAGGAGGGAATCATCATCTGGGTGGAGTTGATTGGGATATTGCTCTTTCTGAGTATATGTTGAGTGTTTACAATCAAGAACATGGCACGTCTTATACCCTCGAATCGGATAGCAAGATTAAAAATATTTTATTACTCGAAGCGGAGCAAAAAAAGAAAATATTAACAGCAAAGCCCAAAGCAAATGCCAATATAACCTTTAATGGGGTATCATCCCGAATTCCAATTACCCGTGAGTTATTTGATCAGATAACAGCAGAAAAACTGGAAGAAACCATAGAGGAAACTAAAAAAATTAAGAAAATTGCTGAAAGTAAAGGTTTTGATACTATTGATGAGGTGTTGCTGGTAGGAGGTTCTTCTAAAATGCCACAAATAAAAGAATGTGTGGATAGGGAACTTGGCTGTAATTCAAAAATTGAGGATCCTGATTTGTGTGTTGCCAAAGGTGCTGCTATCTATGCCATGAATCAGGCTTATATGAAAGCGGTTCAGGAATATGAAGAGGGAGAAATAGATACTCCTCCCGAAAAGCCCAGACAACGCACCAATATTGTGAATGTGATGAGTAAAACCTATGGAATAGGAATTATTAATGATAGGGTGAATAATATTGTTTTTGCGAATACTGCAGTTCCGTGCAGAATTACCGATACTCTTTATACAACAAAAGACAATCAAACTTCGGTTTTGATTCCTGTTTTTGAATCAGATTTTACCGACGAAAAGAAAGAAAAGACCATTGATGACAAACATGCAACCTGTCTGGAAAAACACACATTAAAACTTACAAATAATTGGCCCGAAGGTACTGAGATGGCAGTTGTTTTCGATATAGACAATGAAGGATTTTTAAAGGTACATGCCGATGTAAAAGGGGATTCCTTAGATTTTCAGCTAAAAATTGCTGGTGTTAAAAGTAAGGAAGAATTAGCTGACTCACAAAATAAAGTGGGTAAAGCGAATATTGAATAA